The following coding sequences are from one Phenylobacterium glaciei window:
- a CDS encoding competence/damage-inducible protein A, translating into MGSPAADGAVTAAVLIIGDEILSGRTQDTNLRDIALYLGVHGVDLMEARTVSDVHEEIIAALDALRTRYDYVITTGGIGPTHDDITADAVAAAFGVELYEHPDIIAMMTARWGSEPNAARRRMARVPVGGDLVKNPVQGPPGFTIGNVFVLAGVPQIMRGMLEDVGHRLKGGAVVISRTVRVEGSGEGVIAAPLETVAKAHPAMSLGSYPFYGEGGYGSNLVLRGRDTAELEATVKELIAALDAAGVTTVREVVAA; encoded by the coding sequence ATGGGTAGTCCGGCGGCAGACGGGGCGGTGACGGCCGCGGTGCTGATCATCGGCGACGAGATTCTTTCGGGCCGCACCCAGGACACCAACCTGCGCGATATCGCCCTCTATCTGGGGGTCCACGGGGTGGACCTGATGGAGGCGCGCACGGTCTCAGACGTCCACGAGGAGATCATCGCCGCCCTTGATGCGCTCCGTACCCGCTACGACTACGTCATCACCACCGGCGGCATCGGGCCCACCCACGACGACATCACCGCCGACGCGGTGGCCGCCGCCTTCGGCGTCGAACTCTACGAGCACCCCGACATCATCGCCATGATGACCGCCCGCTGGGGCTCCGAGCCCAACGCCGCGCGGCGGCGGATGGCCCGGGTGCCGGTGGGTGGCGACCTGGTGAAGAACCCGGTCCAGGGCCCGCCCGGATTCACCATTGGCAATGTCTTCGTCCTGGCCGGGGTGCCGCAGATCATGCGTGGCATGCTGGAGGACGTCGGCCACCGCCTGAAGGGCGGCGCGGTGGTGATCAGCCGCACAGTCCGTGTCGAAGGCTCCGGCGAAGGCGTCATCGCCGCGCCGCTGGAGACGGTGGCCAAGGCGCACCCGGCGATGAGCCTGGGGAGCTATCCGTTCTACGGGGAGGGCGGTTACGGCTCAAACCTGGTGCTGCGGGGGCGGGATACTGCTGAGCTCGAAGCGACGGTCAAAGAGCTGATCGCGGCGCTTGACGCGGCCGGTGTGACGACCGTGCGGGAAGTCGTGGCCGCCTGA
- the sfsA gene encoding DNA/RNA nuclease SfsA: MDFPQPLVRGRLVSRYKRFFADVVLDDGTELTTHCPNPGAMLGLNTPGFPVWISKSDNPKRKLAHTLEIVEVDGGLVGINTMHPNRLVAEALEADRIPELSGYAGVRREVNYGVASRIDFLLESPNRPPCWLEVKNSHLKRGGTLAEFPDCVAARSLKHLGELKAMAAQGHRAVMLFVIQRTDCDVFAACAELDPKYAAGLIDAAQAGVEVLCYACHIGADAIRITHRIPWRDAPVVAEQRP; the protein is encoded by the coding sequence ATGGACTTCCCGCAACCGCTCGTTCGTGGCCGGCTGGTCAGTCGCTATAAGCGCTTCTTCGCCGACGTGGTGCTGGACGACGGCACGGAACTGACCACCCACTGTCCCAATCCCGGTGCCATGCTGGGGCTGAACACGCCGGGCTTCCCGGTGTGGATATCGAAGTCCGACAATCCCAAGCGCAAGCTCGCCCACACCCTGGAGATCGTCGAGGTCGATGGCGGGCTTGTGGGGATCAACACCATGCACCCCAACAGGCTGGTGGCCGAGGCGCTGGAGGCCGACCGGATCCCCGAGCTCTCGGGCTATGCCGGGGTCCGCCGCGAGGTGAACTACGGCGTGGCAAGCCGCATCGACTTCCTCTTGGAGAGCCCGAATCGCCCGCCCTGCTGGCTGGAAGTGAAGAACAGTCACCTGAAGCGCGGCGGGACCCTGGCCGAATTCCCTGACTGCGTGGCGGCGCGGTCGCTGAAGCACCTTGGCGAACTGAAGGCCATGGCGGCCCAAGGCCACCGGGCGGTGATGCTGTTCGTGATCCAACGCACCGACTGCGACGTCTTCGCCGCCTGCGCCGAGCTCGACCCCAAATACGCCGCGGGCCTGATCGACGCGGCGCAGGCAGGGGTTGAGGTTTTGTGCTATGCTTGCCACATCGGTGCAGACGCCATCCGCATCACCCATCGCATTCCTTGGCGCGACGCCCCGGTTGTCGCGGAGCAGAGACCATGA
- a CDS encoding WecB/TagA/CpsF family glycosyltransferase, whose protein sequence is MDGSQPLEFRTARRTTERIHILGGDIDLVRPEEVMHHIGRFIGAGKKAIIANHNSHSLYLLKTRPELASFFAKADLVEMDSTPVIFFARLLGMPSRTFHRCSYVDFRPLFWTMVGAKQYRVFYIGGAPGVVETASERLMAKYPGAVIGGRDGYFDATPGSAGNAEALAQIAAFKPDILFVGMGMPRQELWIEANLEALPNCVIMPVGAAFDYEADVQVAPPPWMSDAGLVWAFRLAQEPRRMFTRYCLEPWALLPLAFKDIRAAIARRREPLRITTSA, encoded by the coding sequence ATGGACGGCTCCCAGCCTCTCGAATTCCGCACCGCCCGCCGGACCACCGAACGTATCCACATCCTGGGGGGCGACATCGACCTGGTGCGGCCTGAGGAGGTGATGCACCACATCGGCCGCTTCATCGGCGCGGGCAAGAAGGCGATTATCGCCAACCACAACAGCCATAGCCTCTATCTGCTGAAGACGCGCCCGGAGCTGGCCAGCTTCTTCGCCAAGGCCGATCTGGTGGAGATGGACTCCACCCCGGTGATCTTCTTCGCCCGGCTGCTGGGGATGCCCAGCCGCACCTTCCATCGCTGCAGCTATGTCGACTTCCGGCCCCTGTTCTGGACGATGGTCGGCGCCAAGCAGTATCGCGTCTTTTACATCGGCGGGGCGCCGGGCGTGGTGGAGACCGCGTCGGAGCGCCTGATGGCCAAGTATCCCGGCGCGGTCATCGGCGGCCGTGACGGCTATTTCGACGCCACCCCCGGCTCGGCCGGCAACGCCGAGGCCCTGGCGCAGATCGCCGCCTTCAAGCCCGACATCCTGTTCGTCGGCATGGGCATGCCGCGCCAGGAACTTTGGATCGAAGCCAATCTTGAGGCCCTGCCGAACTGCGTGATCATGCCGGTAGGCGCGGCCTTCGACTACGAGGCCGACGTTCAGGTGGCGCCGCCGCCCTGGATGAGCGACGCGGGTCTGGTCTGGGCCTTCCGTCTGGCCCAGGAGCCGCGGCGGATGTTCACCCGCTACTGCCTGGAGCCCTGGGCCCTGCTGCCCCTGGCGTTCAAGGATATCCGCGCGGCCATCGCGCGCCGCCGCGAACCCCTGCGGATTACGACGTCGGCCTAG
- a CDS encoding APH(3') family aminoglycoside O-phosphotransferase, with protein sequence MRIERVLAAAGLATGDAPEVTDHGRSGDLVARCGDAFVKIARRSETWNARALERESAVLRWLAGKAPVPQVLWSGAVADDLALVMRAAPGTAVSHVPEADAEAALTATVRTLAALHALSIAGCPFDQRLSLKLAEAEARVAGGAVDESDFDAERLGLTAAEAWARLTAAIPATEDLVLAHGDASLPNFIWGANVTLIDLGRFGIADRYQDLSLFLRSAQRNHPQVDAVHLLATHYPLTDLDAVRLAFYQFLDEFF encoded by the coding sequence GTGCGTATCGAACGGGTGCTGGCGGCGGCGGGCCTGGCGACAGGCGATGCGCCCGAGGTCACCGATCATGGCCGGTCGGGTGACCTGGTGGCCCGCTGCGGCGACGCCTTCGTCAAGATCGCCCGCAGATCGGAGACCTGGAACGCCCGGGCCTTGGAGCGCGAAAGCGCGGTCCTGCGGTGGCTTGCCGGCAAGGCGCCGGTCCCGCAAGTGCTGTGGTCGGGCGCTGTGGCCGATGACCTCGCCCTGGTCATGCGGGCCGCGCCGGGGACCGCCGTGTCCCATGTCCCGGAGGCTGACGCCGAGGCGGCCCTGACCGCCACAGTCCGCACCCTGGCCGCCCTGCACGCCCTCTCCATCGCCGGCTGCCCCTTCGATCAGCGGCTCTCCCTCAAGCTGGCGGAGGCGGAGGCCCGGGTCGCGGGCGGCGCGGTGGACGAGAGCGACTTCGACGCCGAGCGCCTGGGTCTGACGGCGGCGGAGGCCTGGGCTCGGCTCACCGCCGCGATTCCCGCCACCGAGGACCTTGTCCTGGCGCACGGTGACGCCAGCCTGCCCAACTTCATCTGGGGCGCCAATGTGACCCTCATCGACCTCGGCCGCTTCGGGATCGCCGACCGCTATCAGGACCTGTCGCTGTTCCTCCGCTCGGCCCAGCGCAACCATCCCCAGGTCGACGCCGTACATCTGCTGGCGACCCACTACCCCCTCACCGATCTGGATGCGGTCCGCCTCGCCTTCTACCAGTTCCTCGACGAGTTCTTCTGA
- a CDS encoding transglutaminase-like domain-containing protein yields MRIQTGFEIIYDCPAPVPMLLMLSVHPTRRHDLETPDWLRTDPMLDVRQYLDTWGNICSRILAPAGRLILSADFIIADDGKPDVISPFALQAPVEELPDEVLVFLLGSRYCETDRLSNIAWSMFQGTEPGWPRVQAIVDWVHNHIKFGYEHARPTMTAFEAYCEGRGVCRDYAHLAVAFCRCMNIPARYCTGYLGDIGVPIVGEMDFSAWFEVYLGGKWHAFDARNNKPRIGRVLIARGRDATDVAIANTFGPAILSGFKVVSYDLPDAA; encoded by the coding sequence ATGCGCATTCAAACGGGCTTCGAGATCATCTACGACTGCCCGGCGCCGGTTCCGATGCTGCTGATGCTGAGCGTCCATCCGACGCGGCGCCACGACCTCGAAACCCCCGACTGGCTGCGCACCGACCCCATGCTGGACGTCCGCCAGTACCTGGACACCTGGGGCAACATCTGCAGCCGCATCCTGGCGCCGGCTGGACGCCTGATCCTGTCGGCCGACTTCATCATCGCCGACGACGGCAAGCCCGACGTGATCTCGCCCTTTGCCCTCCAGGCGCCGGTGGAGGAGCTGCCCGATGAGGTGCTCGTCTTCCTGCTGGGCAGCCGCTACTGCGAGACCGACCGGCTGAGCAACATCGCCTGGTCAATGTTCCAGGGGACCGAGCCAGGCTGGCCCCGCGTCCAGGCCATCGTCGACTGGGTGCACAACCACATCAAGTTCGGCTACGAGCACGCCCGGCCGACCATGACCGCCTTCGAGGCCTATTGCGAAGGCCGCGGCGTCTGCCGCGACTACGCCCATCTGGCCGTCGCCTTCTGCCGCTGCATGAACATCCCGGCGCGGTATTGCACGGGCTACCTCGGCGACATCGGTGTGCCCATCGTCGGCGAGATGGATTTCAGCGCCTGGTTCGAGGTCTATCTGGGCGGCAAGTGGCACGCCTTCGACGCCCGCAACAACAAGCCGCGCATCGGCCGCGTGCTGATCGCCCGCGGCCGCGACGCCACCGACGTCGCCATCGCCAACACCTTCGGACCCGCGATCCTCAGCGGCTTCAAGGTGGTCAGCTACGACCTGCCCGACGCGGCCTGA
- a CDS encoding sulfotransferase, which yields MSDLPVIGLHGAPRSGTTWIGQIFNSAPETAFRFQPFFAHAFRPRVDAATSAAELDQILKDIAATDDDFILQRARMTDGDLAFAKLEPTQVVYKEARYHHLLPTLMQIPRFKGVGIIRDPLEALSSWRAAPREFDPAWDFGAEWREAGLKNGGRIEEFFGYESWKRAALIFQDMAASYPDRFRILRYGDLTADPAGVITDLFGFLGLAMGDQTRTFLARSTSRDDGDTYGVFRDLSKRAAPVLPAEVRQAVLDDVARCDLATYLA from the coding sequence ATGAGCGACCTGCCGGTCATCGGCCTGCACGGGGCGCCGCGCTCGGGCACCACCTGGATCGGGCAGATCTTCAACAGCGCGCCGGAGACAGCCTTCCGCTTCCAGCCCTTCTTCGCCCACGCCTTCCGGCCGCGCGTGGACGCCGCCACCTCGGCGGCGGAGCTGGACCAGATCCTCAAGGACATCGCGGCCACCGACGACGACTTCATCCTCCAGCGGGCGCGGATGACGGATGGCGATCTGGCCTTCGCCAAGCTCGAGCCCACCCAGGTCGTCTATAAGGAGGCGCGCTACCACCACCTGCTGCCGACCCTGATGCAGATCCCGCGCTTCAAGGGCGTCGGCATCATCCGCGATCCGCTGGAGGCGCTGAGCTCCTGGCGGGCCGCGCCCCGCGAGTTCGATCCCGCCTGGGACTTCGGCGCGGAGTGGCGCGAGGCGGGCTTGAAGAACGGCGGGCGGATCGAGGAGTTCTTCGGCTACGAGAGCTGGAAGCGCGCGGCCCTGATCTTCCAGGACATGGCGGCCAGCTATCCCGATCGCTTCCGCATCCTGCGCTATGGCGACCTGACCGCCGATCCGGCGGGGGTGATCACCGACCTGTTCGGGTTCCTGGGCCTGGCCATGGGCGACCAGACCCGGACCTTCCTGGCGCGCTCCACCAGCCGCGACGACGGCGACACCTATGGGGTGTTCCGCGACCTGTCTAAGCGCGCCGCCCCCGTTCTGCCCGCCGAGGTCCGCCAGGCGGTGCTGGACGATGTGGCCCGGTGCGACCTTGCGACCTACCTGGCCTAA
- a CDS encoding N-formylglutamate amidohydrolase translates to MHVTNAGGACPLLLIGDHAGRLIPPSLDDLGLTAADMDTHIAWDIGVAGLGEQLAARLDACFIRQTYSRLVVDCNRRPGAPEAMPEVSDGVSIPGNLALHPQAMAARRAEIYQPYQDAIAAELDRRMGGPTILVSLHSFTPVMGGFVRPWRMGVLHRHDSTFSSRVLALLQRELDEAAGDNEPYRMDETDNTVPLHADPRGLDYLELEVRQDLIAEAPGQDEVADILARILTEAVYA, encoded by the coding sequence GTGCATGTCACGAATGCGGGCGGCGCCTGCCCCCTGCTGCTCATCGGCGACCATGCCGGGCGGCTGATCCCCCCAAGTCTCGATGACCTGGGCCTGACCGCCGCCGACATGGACACCCACATCGCCTGGGACATCGGGGTCGCGGGCCTTGGCGAGCAGCTGGCGGCCAGGCTGGACGCCTGCTTCATCCGCCAGACCTATTCGCGCCTGGTGGTCGACTGCAATCGCAGGCCTGGCGCGCCGGAGGCCATGCCGGAGGTCAGCGACGGCGTGTCCATCCCCGGCAATCTTGCCCTTCACCCCCAGGCCATGGCGGCGCGGCGGGCGGAGATCTACCAGCCCTATCAGGACGCCATCGCCGCCGAGCTGGACCGCAGGATGGGCGGGCCGACCATCCTGGTCTCGCTCCACAGCTTCACGCCGGTGATGGGCGGCTTCGTACGACCCTGGCGGATGGGCGTCCTGCACCGCCACGACTCGACCTTTTCCAGCCGGGTCCTGGCCCTGCTCCAACGGGAGCTGGATGAGGCGGCGGGCGACAATGAGCCCTACAGGATGGACGAGACCGACAACACCGTACCCCTGCACGCCGACCCGCGCGGCCTGGACTATCTGGAGCTGGAGGTCCGCCAGGATCTGATCGCCGAGGCTCCCGGCCAGGACGAGGTGGCCGACATCCTGGCGCGCATCCTGACGGAAGCGGTCTACGCCTAG
- a CDS encoding cryptochrome/photolyase family protein: protein MPAPTIVWFRRDLRLADNPALEAAVRAGGPVIALYVLDETPDLRAPGAASLWWLDKSLASLAASLEAIGSRLILRRGVAADLVGEVATETGASGVVWNAIFDPGYPERDAALAEILKAEGVEPRRFNGGHLLNLDAVKTKAGGDFSVFTPFWRAARQMVSDAAIASPTALPAPELWPASDTLADWRLHPTAPDWSAGFGDWRPGETGGHEALETFTDQALKTYSTDRDRPAVEGTSRLSPHLHFGEISPKAGWRAAEAAAHHGQTSDGEAEKFLAELGWREFNTAIARRGDLATTNFDAKFDAFPWRDDPAGLEAWTRGATGYPIVDAGMRQLWTTGWMHNRVRMITASFLTKHLLIDWRAGEQWFWDTLVDADHASNAGNWQWVAGSGADASPYFRIFNPQLQSEKFDPPGDYIRRWVPELARLPAKVIHAPWMASPPVLAGSGVKLGTTYPRPIVDHAFARQRALDAYGEMRGRSPVDAND from the coding sequence ATGCCCGCACCCACCATCGTCTGGTTCCGCCGCGACCTGCGCCTGGCCGACAACCCGGCGCTGGAGGCGGCGGTCCGCGCCGGCGGGCCGGTGATCGCGCTCTATGTGCTGGACGAGACTCCGGACCTTCGCGCGCCCGGCGCAGCCTCGCTTTGGTGGCTCGACAAGTCCCTGGCCTCCCTGGCCGCCAGCCTGGAAGCGATCGGCTCGCGCCTCATCCTGCGGCGGGGCGTGGCCGCCGACCTCGTCGGCGAGGTCGCCACCGAGACCGGCGCGTCCGGTGTCGTCTGGAACGCCATCTTCGATCCCGGCTATCCCGAGCGTGACGCGGCGCTTGCCGAAATCCTGAAGGCCGAAGGCGTCGAGCCCCGCCGTTTCAATGGCGGCCACCTGTTGAACCTGGACGCCGTGAAGACCAAGGCCGGCGGCGACTTCAGCGTGTTCACGCCGTTCTGGCGCGCGGCGCGGCAGATGGTCAGCGACGCCGCGATCGCCTCGCCGACCGCCCTGCCAGCGCCAGAGCTCTGGCCCGCTTCCGACACCCTGGCCGATTGGCGCCTGCATCCGACCGCTCCGGACTGGTCGGCAGGCTTCGGCGACTGGCGGCCCGGCGAGACCGGCGGCCACGAGGCGCTTGAGACCTTCACCGACCAGGCCTTGAAGACCTATTCCACCGACCGTGACCGCCCCGCGGTAGAGGGCACGTCACGCCTGTCCCCGCACCTACACTTCGGCGAGATCAGCCCGAAGGCCGGCTGGCGGGCCGCAGAGGCCGCCGCCCACCACGGCCAGACCAGCGACGGCGAGGCGGAGAAGTTCCTGGCCGAACTGGGCTGGCGCGAGTTCAACACCGCCATCGCGCGGCGCGGCGACCTGGCCACCACCAACTTCGATGCGAAATTCGACGCCTTCCCCTGGCGCGACGACCCGGCCGGCCTGGAGGCCTGGACGCGCGGCGCCACCGGCTACCCCATCGTCGACGCCGGCATGCGCCAGCTCTGGACCACCGGCTGGATGCACAATCGCGTCCGCATGATCACCGCCTCCTTCCTCACCAAGCACCTGCTGATCGACTGGCGGGCCGGCGAGCAGTGGTTCTGGGACACCCTGGTGGACGCCGACCACGCCTCCAACGCCGGCAACTGGCAGTGGGTGGCGGGTTCAGGCGCGGACGCCTCGCCCTATTTCCGCATCTTCAACCCCCAGCTCCAAAGCGAGAAGTTCGATCCTCCCGGGGACTACATCCGCCGCTGGGTCCCCGAACTGGCCCGCCTGCCCGCCAAGGTGATCCACGCGCCGTGGATGGCGTCGCCCCCGGTGCTGGCGGGGTCGGGGGTGAAGTTGGGGACGACCTATCCCCGGCCCATCGTCGACCACGCCTTCGCCCGGCAGCGGGCGCTGGACGCCTATGGCGAGATGCGCGGCAGGTCGCCTGTGGACGCCAACGACTAG
- a CDS encoding phytanoyl-CoA dioxygenase family protein — MNAQKIAPRQHHAAVEDFIESGAHLFEKPVDPAAAAALLAQIRADRHFDHRLFLSEAEFDADPQYVGVNPRPGRNLLERFEDQLAFVEQDANIVDGVTALLGPGYTILNKKVVCGVSQTSVPAWIRARILGNPVNNLGAYVRPEYRDVTYFYGIDFHQDLIDYKERPADFLTLYVYLHPVSRQDAPLFLLKGSHRLGGTVFPHDLTATSDASWTYRDGQGGVVETDQLILTGGAGFTAMWHACTLHGTQPDAADHERISLRYLLAQGPDHAGMDEVNATLQGPLLLTQTRTDLAADGQAQVKRNTINQA; from the coding sequence ATGAACGCCCAGAAGATCGCGCCGCGCCAGCACCACGCCGCCGTCGAGGACTTCATCGAGAGCGGCGCGCATCTGTTCGAGAAGCCTGTGGACCCGGCGGCGGCCGCCGCCCTGCTGGCGCAGATCCGCGCCGACCGCCACTTCGATCACCGGCTGTTCCTGTCGGAGGCCGAGTTCGACGCCGATCCGCAATATGTCGGCGTGAACCCGCGGCCCGGCCGCAACCTGCTGGAGCGGTTCGAGGACCAGCTGGCCTTCGTCGAGCAGGACGCCAATATCGTCGACGGCGTCACCGCCCTGCTGGGTCCCGGCTATACGATCCTCAACAAGAAGGTGGTCTGCGGGGTCTCCCAGACCTCGGTCCCGGCCTGGATTCGCGCGCGTATCCTGGGCAATCCGGTGAACAACCTGGGCGCCTATGTGCGGCCGGAATACCGGGACGTGACCTATTTCTACGGCATCGATTTCCACCAGGACCTGATCGACTACAAGGAGCGTCCGGCTGACTTCCTGACCCTCTATGTCTATCTGCATCCGGTGAGCCGCCAGGACGCGCCGCTGTTCCTGCTAAAGGGCAGCCATCGCCTCGGCGGCACGGTGTTCCCGCACGATCTGACCGCCACCTCCGACGCCTCCTGGACCTATCGCGACGGCCAGGGCGGGGTGGTGGAGACCGACCAGCTGATCCTGACGGGCGGGGCCGGCTTCACCGCCATGTGGCACGCCTGCACCCTGCACGGCACCCAGCCGGACGCCGCCGACCACGAGCGGATCTCCCTGCGCTATCTGCTGGCCCAGGGGCCGGACCACGCCGGTATGGATGAGGTCAATGCGACCCTTCAGGGGCCGCTTCTGCTGACGCAGACCCGCACCGACCTGGCCGCCGACGGGCAGGCCCAGGTCAAGCGCAACACCATCAACCAGGCCTAG
- a CDS encoding transglutaminase family protein yields the protein MPILSIRHLTRYRYRNPVALGEHRMMLRPRESYDQRILACDLTISPTPARLRSVHDVFGNCVGVATFTGRTDHLVFDSHVRLEHTPLPAFADVEGEVEVYTGAMPFDYSPEDLPDLQLSMQRSYPDPQGLIDVWARRFVKPVGKTSLQTLLSDMTQAIYAEFKYNSRLARGIQDPLETLALRSGTCRDYAVLMMEAARSLGLAARFVSGYIYSPMVGAGLGRASAGHTHAWVRVYLPACGWVEFDPTNGIVGNADLVRVAIARDPRQAVPLYGSWSGLPADYLDMQVEVDVRDEGELDVQPIQARAIGAGG from the coding sequence ATGCCGATCCTCTCGATCCGCCACCTCACCCGCTATCGCTACCGCAATCCGGTGGCGCTTGGCGAACATCGCATGATGCTGCGGCCGCGCGAGAGCTACGACCAGCGCATCCTGGCCTGTGACCTCACGATCAGTCCCACACCCGCGCGCCTGCGTTCGGTGCACGATGTGTTCGGCAACTGCGTGGGCGTGGCGACCTTCACCGGCCGCACCGATCACCTGGTGTTCGACAGTCATGTGCGGTTGGAGCACACACCCCTGCCGGCCTTCGCCGACGTCGAGGGGGAGGTCGAGGTCTATACCGGCGCCATGCCCTTCGACTACAGCCCCGAGGATCTGCCCGATCTCCAGCTCTCGATGCAACGTTCCTACCCCGACCCGCAGGGCCTGATCGACGTCTGGGCGCGGCGGTTCGTGAAGCCGGTGGGCAAGACCAGCCTGCAGACCCTCCTTAGCGACATGACTCAGGCCATCTATGCCGAGTTCAAGTACAACTCCCGCCTGGCCCGCGGCATCCAGGATCCCCTGGAGACCCTGGCCCTGCGCAGTGGGACCTGCCGCGACTACGCCGTCCTGATGATGGAGGCCGCCCGGAGCCTCGGCCTCGCCGCCCGTTTCGTCTCCGGCTACATCTACAGTCCCATGGTGGGCGCGGGGCTCGGCCGGGCCAGCGCCGGCCACACCCACGCCTGGGTGCGGGTCTATCTGCCGGCCTGCGGCTGGGTGGAGTTCGATCCCACCAACGGCATCGTCGGCAATGCCGACCTGGTGCGCGTGGCCATCGCCCGCGACCCGCGCCAGGCGGTGCCGCTGTACGGAAGCTGGTCAGGCCTGCCCGCAGACTATCTCGACATGCAGGTCGAGGTTGATGTCCGCGATGAAGGCGAGCTCGATGTGCAACCTATCCAAGCGCGAGCCATTGGCGCTGGCGGATAG
- a CDS encoding DegT/DnrJ/EryC1/StrS family aminotransferase, with the protein MRTAANAKLPTTAPGNLPVARPRLPSADDILPYLRRIDDARWYSNFGPLLTELELRLASRFTDGAVASTVVNATQALTLTLQAMDLPAGSLVATPSWTFVATAHAIAQAGLTPWFLDVDHASQMLDPALVREMLARAPGKVSAVLPVAAHGAMPDIEAWLAFRDETGLAVLLDAAAAFDAARDARLPTVVSLHATKVLGLGEGGFLVTDDAALAFRVRRMTTYGFNGTREAQIPGTNAKLSEYTAAVGLAALDRWPADRLRFFLAAQHTRIGLAMTPSASLQSGWGSDWVTSVCVVRLPEGCADPATEALLGHGVETRRWWGDGCHLSAAFAGYPRTDLPVTERLSRSVIGLPFAIDLAREDVDRVVLALRTTPGIA; encoded by the coding sequence TTGCGCACCGCCGCGAACGCCAAGCTTCCGACAACGGCCCCCGGCAATCTGCCGGTCGCCCGCCCGCGCCTGCCGTCCGCCGACGACATCCTGCCCTATCTGCGCCGCATCGATGACGCCCGCTGGTACTCCAACTTCGGGCCCCTGCTGACCGAGCTGGAGCTGCGCCTGGCCAGCCGCTTCACCGACGGGGCCGTCGCCTCCACGGTGGTCAACGCCACCCAGGCCCTGACCCTGACGCTGCAGGCCATGGACCTGCCGGCCGGCAGCCTGGTGGCCACGCCCTCCTGGACCTTCGTCGCCACCGCCCACGCCATCGCCCAGGCGGGCCTGACCCCCTGGTTCCTCGACGTCGACCACGCCAGCCAGATGCTGGACCCGGCCCTGGTCCGCGAGATGCTGGCCCGCGCGCCGGGCAAGGTCAGCGCGGTCCTGCCGGTGGCCGCTCATGGCGCCATGCCCGACATCGAGGCCTGGCTCGCCTTCCGAGACGAGACCGGCCTGGCGGTGCTGCTGGACGCCGCCGCGGCCTTCGACGCCGCCCGCGACGCCCGCCTGCCCACCGTGGTCAGCCTGCACGCCACCAAGGTCCTGGGCCTCGGGGAGGGCGGGTTCCTGGTCACCGACGACGCCGCCCTGGCCTTCCGTGTCCGGCGCATGACCACCTATGGCTTCAACGGCACCCGCGAGGCCCAGATCCCCGGCACCAACGCCAAGCTCAGCGAATACACCGCCGCCGTCGGTCTGGCCGCCCTCGACCGGTGGCCCGCCGACCGCCTGCGCTTCTTCCTGGCCGCCCAACACACCCGCATCGGCTTGGCCATGACCCCGTCGGCGAGCCTGCAATCGGGTTGGGGCTCGGACTGGGTGACCAGCGTCTGCGTCGTGCGCCTGCCCGAAGGTTGCGCCGACCCCGCCACCGAGGCGCTCCTGGGTCACGGCGTGGAGACCCGCCGCTGGTGGGGCGACGGCTGCCACCTGAGCGCCGCCTTCGCGGGCTATCCCAGGACCGACCTGCCGGTGACCGAACGGCTATCCCGCTCGGTGATCGGATTGCCCTTCGCCATCGACCTGGCCCGCGAAGACGTGGATCGTGTCGTCTTGGCCTTGAGGACCACCCCGGGGATCGCCTGA
- a CDS encoding WbqC family protein, translating to MIAAIMQPYLLPYIGYFQLIAAADVFVIYDDVQYMRGGWINRNRILLNGAPHWLTLPVEHSGEVRTQIRDTRYQLTEANLKKLSGQLDAAYRKAPRAAAVRPLLEAILATRDPNVAGFNAAAIGAVRQALGIGTKIVRASEIGRDTSLTGQAAVIDICRRLGADHYVNAAGGVDLYAGEAFAAQGLRLSFIRSQAPPYRQFAEPFVANLSIADVLMFCGPDQLAEQVAAYNLVAA from the coding sequence ATGATCGCCGCGATCATGCAGCCCTACCTGCTGCCCTATATCGGCTATTTCCAGCTGATCGCGGCGGCCGACGTCTTCGTGATCTATGACGACGTCCAGTACATGCGCGGCGGCTGGATCAACCGCAACCGCATCCTGCTGAACGGCGCGCCACACTGGCTGACCCTGCCGGTGGAACACTCCGGCGAGGTCAGGACCCAGATCCGCGACACCCGCTATCAGCTGACCGAGGCGAACCTGAAGAAGCTGTCGGGCCAGCTGGACGCCGCCTATCGCAAGGCGCCGCGGGCCGCGGCGGTGAGGCCGTTGCTGGAGGCGATCCTGGCGACGCGCGACCCCAATGTGGCGGGCTTCAACGCCGCGGCGATTGGTGCGGTGCGCCAGGCTCTCGGGATCGGGACGAAGATCGTGCGCGCCTCGGAGATCGGCCGCGACACCAGCCTGACCGGCCAGGCGGCGGTGATCGACATCTGCCGCAGGCTGGGCGCCGACCACTATGTCAACGCGGCCGGCGGGGTGGACCTGTACGCGGGCGAGGCCTTCGCCGCGCAGGGGCTGAGGCTGAGTTTCATCCGCTCGCAGGCGCCGCCCTATCGCCAGTTCGCCGAGCCCTTCGTGGCCAACCTCTCCATCGCCGACGTGCTGATGTTCTGCGGACCCGACCAGCTCGCCGAGCAGGTTGCCGCCTACAACCTGGTGGCCGCATGA